In Ignavibacteriales bacterium, the following proteins share a genomic window:
- a CDS encoding T9SS type A sorting domain-containing protein encodes MKKWLWILFLSMLIHTSLIAQSLTSIVLPQYIQGNTGTNANRIPFAYRARLSGLSANAIYRYYNQVVISTDAATANGAGNCIFASKTGSFVRTTNPGLKTAGTYDSLTTDGTGAYEGWFIIEPTGSGKFVPGKYIFMRIILNDGAAGSTAVTRITTTDSVRVVKLDPAVSDSTGTCLRGTSSASPKDFIFTYDNTTGTGRPISGSFVESDGTDNTTAKSYASFYGSNVNGVNGAFGVVLPNALANGVRRIEQRSLLTGSIIAAATDADGIWPSGVNTVNPAGGTTEIVLAPTDVQLTTDVQHMSSKPEDFALFQNYPNPFNPSTMIKYQLPQMSNVTLLVYDILGREVTTLVHETKKAGYYSVEFNAASLPSGIYFYKLTAGKSAQTKQMILVR; translated from the coding sequence ATGAAGAAATGGTTATGGATTTTATTTCTGAGCATGCTCATTCATACTTCTCTCATTGCTCAATCACTTACAAGCATTGTCCTTCCGCAATACATTCAGGGAAACACCGGAACGAACGCTAACCGCATTCCGTTCGCGTATCGAGCGAGATTATCCGGATTATCGGCAAATGCCATATATCGCTATTACAATCAAGTCGTCATTTCGACAGATGCAGCTACCGCAAATGGTGCAGGAAACTGTATTTTTGCTTCGAAGACAGGTAGTTTTGTTAGAACAACAAATCCAGGTCTTAAAACAGCAGGAACCTACGATTCACTCACAACAGATGGTACAGGTGCATATGAAGGATGGTTTATTATTGAACCCACTGGAAGCGGTAAGTTTGTGCCTGGGAAGTACATTTTTATGCGTATCATTCTGAATGATGGCGCTGCTGGATCAACAGCAGTGACACGAATTACGACCACCGACTCAGTACGGGTAGTAAAACTTGATCCTGCCGTCAGTGACAGCACCGGAACGTGTCTCCGAGGCACAAGTTCTGCAAGTCCAAAGGATTTTATCTTTACGTATGACAATACAACCGGCACCGGTCGCCCCATTTCTGGGTCATTTGTGGAGAGCGATGGAACAGACAATACGACCGCTAAAAGCTATGCGTCTTTTTACGGTTCCAACGTAAATGGTGTAAATGGTGCCTTTGGAGTTGTCCTGCCAAATGCGCTGGCGAATGGTGTCCGACGAATTGAGCAGCGTTCTCTATTGACAGGTTCTATCATTGCTGCTGCAACCGATGCAGATGGTATCTGGCCGAGTGGTGTAAACACCGTAAACCCTGCTGGAGGAACGACTGAAATTGTCCTTGCACCAACAGACGTGCAATTAACAACTGATGTACAACACATGAGCAGCAAACCTGAAGACTTCGCATTATTCCAAAACTATCCGAATCCGTTTAATCCTTCAACAATGATCAAATACCAGCTGCCTCAGATGAGCAATGTTACGTTGCTGGTATATGATATCCTCGGACGAGAGGTGACCACGTTGGTCCATGAAACAAAAAAAGCAGGGTATTATTCCGTCGAGTTCAATGCTGCTTCATTGCCGAGTGGAATCTATTTCTATAAATTAACTGCCGGCAAATCTGCACAGACAAAACAAATGATTCTTGTGAGATAA
- a CDS encoding carbohydrate-binding protein, giving the protein MIRFYIFSFVLWIPSLFAQQAPYGGTPHSIPGIIEAEEYDLGGEGIAYHDLDTANQGGQFRLSEGVDVETCSAGGYSVGWMSTGEWIEYTVSVTKAGNYTLRIQLASALTGGTGHISFNDKDVTGIQTVPNTGGWQQWVLVEIPHIQLDSGLQVMKLTVDNAGYNISYFQFKEEIDYGELPDMPHYSAEHGFFTSPFDLTISSDSIGSVIRYTLNGSDPREDTGAIEIASPATIRIDPALTQNRTSTPAVVVRAYATINGVPVTNVGSQTYIFIDQVRNQANPGGAWPQTSFGTTPVDYEMDPDIVNSGAYNYLIDDALLQIPTICINTDIGNLFDASTGIYNHPTGRGIEWERPASVELIDPHKKEPGFQISCGLRLRGGYSRIGAQPKHAFRFFFRKEYGKGNLEYPLFGDEGVSKFDCVDLRTAQNYSWSYQGSHIAIFTRDLFSRDCQRDMGQPYTRSRQYHLYLNGMYWGLYQTQERSEASYAESYFGGDKSGYDVVKVDMNNGYSIEATDGTLDIYNQLWSASSSGFVSNEAYFKVQGRNMDGSVNINYPVLANIDNLIDYLLIIYYTGNFDAPLSAFMGNQRPNNFYGIYDRLGRNGFLFFIHDAEHTLMDQRYSENSDYGLDRTGPYFGTSIDQTYFNPQFLHEKLSKNIEYQVLFSDHIYRHFFNHGALTPLASQQRMAARSSEIDTAVIAESARWGDTKVHPARTKDDDWVPAVSWLMNSYFPTRTGVVLQQLKNDILYPSIDPPVFMSGTLEIQDNILALHAGGKVRLVNNNSSQVGSIFYTLDGTDPRAIGGSPSPSATDAGDEIELSINFNMVIKARVKNGTTWSALHEILLNTGEALSGVRITEIHYNPLAEGDISSTEFEFIELKNIGSTSLSLAGAHFVQGIEYTFPNGPVLLPNNFIVLASNAGMFQKRYGFAPTGEYNQQLDNSGERLTLVDVAGDTLFTVRYNDKAPWPDAADGSGYSIVAKNINGFGNPDSADYWRASLYIHGSPGRDDIVTGIEDASSRPPGKFQLNQNFPNPFNPTTTIGYQLMANSSVRITVCDLLGREVAVLVNQEQSAGSHSIEWDATKYSSGVYFYRLQAHEKSGGQIGSFIDTKKLVIVK; this is encoded by the coding sequence ATGATCCGATTTTATATTTTCTCTTTCGTTTTATGGATTCCGAGCCTTTTCGCGCAGCAAGCACCGTATGGTGGAACTCCGCACTCTATTCCGGGAATAATTGAAGCTGAGGAATATGATCTGGGGGGTGAAGGAATAGCGTATCACGATCTTGACACGGCGAATCAAGGGGGACAATTCCGATTGAGCGAGGGTGTTGATGTTGAGACTTGTTCTGCAGGTGGGTACAGCGTTGGTTGGATGAGTACGGGGGAGTGGATTGAGTATACGGTCTCTGTTACAAAGGCGGGAAATTACACTCTGCGAATCCAGTTGGCTTCGGCTTTAACCGGAGGTACCGGCCACATCTCATTCAATGATAAGGATGTAACAGGTATTCAGACTGTGCCGAACACAGGGGGGTGGCAACAATGGGTATTGGTTGAAATTCCGCATATTCAACTTGACTCCGGCCTACAAGTCATGAAGCTTACTGTTGATAATGCAGGTTATAATATTTCGTACTTCCAATTTAAGGAAGAAATCGATTACGGGGAACTTCCAGATATGCCGCATTATTCTGCAGAACATGGATTCTTTACGTCGCCCTTTGATCTTACGATATCAAGTGATTCTATAGGATCGGTTATCCGCTATACATTAAACGGATCTGATCCGCGAGAAGATACGGGCGCGATTGAAATAGCCTCACCGGCAACGATTCGAATCGATCCGGCTCTTACGCAAAATCGAACATCTACGCCAGCGGTTGTTGTGCGTGCATATGCCACGATCAATGGGGTTCCGGTAACGAACGTTGGATCTCAAACCTATATTTTTATTGACCAGGTAAGGAATCAGGCAAATCCGGGCGGTGCATGGCCTCAAACATCATTTGGCACGACACCTGTGGATTACGAAATGGACCCTGATATAGTGAATTCCGGGGCCTATAATTATTTGATCGATGACGCATTGTTACAGATTCCGACGATTTGTATCAATACCGATATTGGAAATCTTTTCGATGCAAGTACTGGGATTTATAATCACCCAACAGGGAGGGGCATTGAGTGGGAGCGTCCAGCTTCTGTCGAACTGATTGATCCACATAAAAAAGAACCTGGTTTTCAAATAAGCTGCGGATTGCGTCTGCGGGGCGGGTACAGCCGAATCGGTGCACAGCCCAAGCATGCCTTCCGGTTCTTCTTCCGGAAAGAATACGGCAAAGGGAATTTGGAATATCCGCTGTTCGGAGATGAAGGAGTGTCAAAGTTTGATTGCGTGGATCTCAGAACGGCACAGAATTATTCCTGGAGTTATCAAGGCAGCCATATTGCTATTTTTACAAGGGATTTGTTTTCCCGCGACTGCCAGCGCGACATGGGACAGCCGTACACACGAAGCCGTCAATATCATCTTTATCTTAATGGTATGTATTGGGGTTTGTATCAGACTCAAGAAAGATCAGAAGCATCGTATGCGGAATCGTATTTCGGTGGTGATAAGAGCGGTTATGATGTGGTAAAAGTGGACATGAATAATGGATATAGTATTGAAGCAACGGATGGAACTCTCGATATCTATAATCAGCTTTGGTCGGCTTCGAGTTCGGGGTTCGTATCAAACGAGGCATATTTTAAAGTGCAAGGAAGGAACATGGATGGTTCGGTGAATATCAATTATCCTGTTCTTGCTAACATAGATAATTTGATAGACTACTTGCTCATAATTTATTACACCGGAAATTTCGATGCACCATTAAGCGCGTTTATGGGTAATCAGCGACCGAATAACTTTTACGGTATATATGACCGGCTTGGCCGTAACGGGTTTCTGTTTTTTATACACGATGCGGAACATACTTTGATGGATCAACGATACAGCGAGAACAGTGATTATGGACTTGACCGCACAGGACCGTATTTCGGTACGAGTATCGACCAAACGTATTTCAACCCGCAGTTTCTCCATGAAAAACTTTCCAAAAACATCGAGTATCAAGTGTTATTCTCAGACCATATCTATCGTCATTTTTTCAATCACGGGGCACTGACGCCGCTGGCCTCTCAGCAGCGAATGGCTGCACGGAGCAGTGAGATCGATACGGCGGTGATCGCAGAATCTGCACGTTGGGGAGATACAAAAGTGCATCCTGCGCGCACCAAAGATGATGATTGGGTACCGGCGGTATCATGGCTCATGAATTCTTATTTCCCAACTCGCACAGGGGTCGTTCTTCAACAGCTTAAGAACGACATCCTCTATCCATCAATTGATCCGCCAGTGTTCATGTCTGGTACTCTAGAAATACAGGATAACATTTTGGCTCTTCATGCAGGTGGCAAAGTCCGCTTAGTGAACAACAATTCATCTCAGGTAGGCTCCATTTTCTACACACTCGATGGTACCGATCCGCGCGCCATAGGAGGATCTCCAAGTCCGTCGGCTACAGATGCGGGAGACGAAATTGAATTGTCAATCAATTTTAATATGGTAATAAAGGCTCGCGTGAAAAATGGCACTACATGGAGTGCTTTACATGAAATTTTACTCAACACCGGAGAGGCTTTGAGTGGAGTAAGAATCACAGAAATTCATTATAATCCGCTCGCTGAAGGAGATATCAGTAGTACCGAGTTTGAATTTATTGAATTGAAAAATATTGGATCAACATCTCTATCCCTTGCAGGTGCACACTTTGTACAAGGCATTGAATACACTTTCCCCAATGGGCCCGTACTTTTACCGAACAACTTCATTGTACTGGCTTCGAACGCCGGTATGTTCCAGAAGCGATATGGATTCGCTCCCACCGGTGAATATAACCAACAGTTAGATAATAGCGGAGAGCGTCTGACGTTGGTCGACGTGGCAGGCGATACACTTTTCACTGTTCGTTACAACGATAAAGCGCCCTGGCCTGATGCGGCGGATGGCAGCGGGTATTCGATAGTGGCTAAAAATATTAACGGTTTTGGAAACCCTGATTCAGCTGATTATTGGAGAGCTTCTTTATACATTCATGGATCACCGGGGAGAGATGATATAGTCACTGGTATAGAGGATGCATCAAGCCGGCCGCCTGGTAAATTTCAACTCAATCAAAATTTTCCGAATCCATTTAATCCAACAACAACGATCGGTTATCAGCTGATGGCAAACAGTTCTGTCAGGATCACCGTGTGCGATTTGCTCGGGCGGGAAGTTGCCGTGCTGGTAAATCAAGAACAATCTGCCGGAAGTCATTCAATTGAATGGGATGCAACAAAATATTCAAGCGGGGTTTATTTTTATCGTTTACAAGCTCACGAAAAATCTGGTGGGCAGATCGGTTCTTTCATCGATACGAAAAAACTCGTGATAGTAAAATAG
- a CDS encoding cellulase family glycosylhydrolase — MKIRYLMNMCFIVPVLTLPLFGQTGGITHVGKLSKLSADSIAADTTGMGTLTSVELAKAMIPGWNVGNSLDAIGGETSWGNPMISQSLIDSIKAAGFHSVRIPVAWSSHFSDASTFTIDPAWLDRVEQVVSYVLDDGMFAIINEHYDGGWIQPTYAQQAYVNDRLAAMWRQIAIRFRDYGGHLLFAGMNEIHITDVYSGPTVENYTVQNSFNQTFVTTVRSTGGCNVYRYLAVQGYNTNIDYTYNYFAIPTDVTPNRLMVEVHYYDPYDFTLNTSSTITQWGKNATDPSKTETWANESYADGQFQKMKTKFIDKGYAVILGEYGPMARLTLGSDALNAEHARYRLYYMEYITRSLDRHGLVPIYWDNGYTGDTGEGIFDRSTGAQVYPDIIKAMIDTLITTTGGSTGVNILNVNPNPAIFFLNQNYPNPFNPSTKIAYALKRSGPVRLSVFDVLGREVGVLVHGVQTAGDHQVIFSGRDVTSGIYIYKLQADDEVQLKKMALVK, encoded by the coding sequence ATGAAAATTCGGTACTTAATGAATATGTGTTTTATCGTTCCAGTTTTAACTCTCCCTTTATTCGGCCAGACCGGAGGTATTACACATGTTGGTAAACTCTCCAAGCTGTCGGCTGATAGTATTGCAGCTGACACAACAGGGATGGGTACTTTGACCTCTGTTGAATTGGCTAAAGCGATGATTCCGGGATGGAATGTTGGTAATTCATTAGATGCTATAGGCGGCGAAACATCATGGGGAAATCCTATGATATCTCAAAGCCTCATCGATTCAATAAAAGCGGCTGGGTTTCATTCAGTCCGTATTCCTGTTGCGTGGAGCAGCCATTTTTCTGATGCATCGACATTTACAATTGATCCAGCGTGGTTGGACCGTGTTGAACAGGTTGTCAGCTATGTGTTAGACGACGGTATGTTCGCAATTATTAATGAACACTATGACGGCGGTTGGATACAGCCGACGTATGCACAGCAAGCATACGTAAATGATCGTTTAGCAGCTATGTGGCGTCAGATTGCGATCCGTTTTCGTGATTATGGTGGTCATCTCCTGTTCGCAGGCATGAATGAAATCCATATTACAGACGTCTATTCAGGACCAACAGTTGAGAACTATACCGTTCAAAATAGTTTTAACCAGACCTTTGTCACTACAGTACGTTCAACGGGTGGGTGTAATGTATATCGTTATTTAGCTGTACAAGGCTATAATACAAATATTGATTATACTTATAATTATTTTGCAATACCTACGGATGTAACACCAAACAGGTTAATGGTAGAAGTTCATTATTACGATCCATATGATTTTACATTAAACACTAGTAGTACAATTACTCAGTGGGGGAAGAATGCCACCGACCCTAGTAAAACCGAGACATGGGCAAATGAATCATACGCTGATGGTCAGTTCCAGAAAATGAAAACCAAGTTTATCGATAAGGGCTATGCTGTAATATTGGGCGAGTATGGTCCTATGGCCCGTTTAACTCTAGGAAGCGATGCTCTCAATGCTGAACACGCAAGATATCGTCTCTATTATATGGAATATATTACACGGTCTCTTGATAGGCATGGTTTAGTACCTATTTATTGGGATAATGGGTATACCGGTGATACCGGTGAGGGTATTTTTGACCGTTCGACAGGAGCTCAGGTATATCCTGATATCATAAAAGCTATGATCGATACGCTTATTACAACCACTGGCGGCAGCACAGGCGTAAATATCCTTAATGTTAACCCAAACCCGGCAATATTTTTCTTAAACCAGAATTATCCAAATCCATTCAACCCAAGCACAAAGATTGCTTATGCATTAAAGAGAAGCGGTCCTGTCCGTCTTTCAGTGTTTGATGTATTGGGTCGGGAAGTAGGGGTTCTTGTACATGGTGTTCAAACTGCCGGAGATCATCAAGTTATATTTTCTGGCAGGGATGTAACGAGCGGTATTTATATATACAAGTTGCAAGCAGACGATGAAGTACAGCTAAAGAAGATGGCGCTCGTAAAATAA